In the genome of Monodelphis domestica isolate mMonDom1 chromosome 2, mMonDom1.pri, whole genome shotgun sequence, one region contains:
- the LOC103097554 gene encoding cornifin-A-like, whose product MSYQNQQQCKQPCQPPPICLQACQSKCPEPCLPKCPQPCQPKCPEPCPPMCPQPCQPKCPEPCPPKCPEPCQPKCPEPCQPKCPEPCPPKCPEPCQPKCPEPCPPKCPEPCPPKCPEPCPPKCPEPCPPKCPEPCPPQQCQQKCPPCPPPCQKCPPKRK is encoded by the coding sequence ATGTCCTACCAGAATCAGCAGCAGTGCAAACAGCCTTGCCAGCCACCTCCCATCTGCTTACAGGCTTGCCAGTCCAAGTGCCCTGAGCCATGCCTTCCCAAGTGTCCACAGCCTTGCCAGCCCAAGTGCCCTGAGCCATGTCCTCCTATGTGCCCACAGCCTTGCCAGCCCAAGTGCCCTGAGCCATGCCCTCCCAAATGCCCTGAGCCTTGCCAGCCCAAGTGCCCTGAGCCTTGCCAGCCCAAGTGCCCTGAGCCATGCCCTCCCAAATGCCCTGAGCCTTGCCAGCCCAAGTGCCCAGAACCATGCCCTCCAAAATGCCCTGAGCCTTGCCCTCCTAAGTGCCCAGAGCCATGTCCTCCCAAATGCCCTGAGCCTTGCCCTCCTAAGTGCCCAGAGCCATGTCCACCACAGCAGTGCCAGCAGAAATGCCCCCCATGCCCTCCACCCTGCCAGAAGTGCCCACCTAAGAGGAAGTAA